A genomic window from Streptomyces sp. HUAS YS2 includes:
- a CDS encoding cytochrome P450 produces MTQSLLHQILDHANRADPYPIYEELRKTPVHHEDGGPYVISTYYEIRSLLHDPRISSDARNLASAGADPLAEETTPQEGALPPGFLKLDPPEHDRMRRMTNRHFGPPHSPRRVDDMRPELHDIVDGLIAGIDDPGRIDLVEQFSYPFPVTVICRLLGVPREDESRFHTWADTLAASLDPDPDADPAERGKGANEARMELGMYLAGLIEERRKNPGDDMLSQLATSRGEDGQMTTMELLSTAALLLIAGHETTVNLITNGMLTLLRNPDVLQRLRAEPKLVVPLVEELLRFEPPVQLLPQRTTLADIEVRGVTIPKGSSLWLVLASGNRDPLRFENPDRFDPDRPDIQHLGLGSGIHSCFGAPLARLEAQLALSELARRLENPRLVDDPPPYRQNAVLRGPRHLHITCDGIRP; encoded by the coding sequence ATGACGCAATCGCTGCTGCACCAGATCCTGGACCACGCCAACCGGGCCGATCCGTACCCGATCTACGAGGAGCTGCGGAAGACGCCCGTCCACCACGAGGACGGCGGTCCGTACGTGATCAGCACGTACTACGAGATCCGCAGCCTTCTGCACGATCCCCGGATCAGCTCCGACGCCCGCAACCTGGCCTCGGCCGGCGCCGATCCGCTGGCCGAGGAGACCACCCCGCAGGAGGGCGCCCTGCCGCCGGGCTTCCTGAAGCTCGACCCGCCGGAGCACGACCGGATGCGGCGCATGACCAACCGGCACTTCGGCCCGCCCCACTCGCCCCGCCGGGTCGACGACATGCGCCCGGAGCTCCACGACATCGTCGACGGCCTCATCGCCGGCATCGACGACCCCGGCCGGATCGACCTGGTGGAACAGTTCTCGTACCCGTTCCCGGTGACGGTGATCTGCCGGCTGCTCGGGGTGCCGCGCGAGGACGAGTCGCGCTTCCACACCTGGGCGGACACCCTCGCCGCGAGCCTGGACCCCGACCCGGACGCCGATCCCGCCGAGCGGGGCAAGGGTGCGAACGAGGCCCGGATGGAGCTGGGCATGTACCTGGCCGGGCTGATCGAGGAGCGCCGCAAGAACCCCGGGGACGACATGCTGTCCCAACTGGCCACGTCCAGGGGCGAGGACGGTCAGATGACCACGATGGAGCTGCTCAGCACCGCGGCGCTGCTGCTGATCGCGGGGCACGAGACCACGGTCAACCTCATCACCAACGGCATGCTGACGCTGCTGCGCAATCCCGACGTCCTGCAGCGGCTGCGGGCCGAACCGAAGCTGGTCGTGCCGCTGGTCGAGGAACTGCTGCGCTTCGAGCCGCCGGTGCAGCTGCTGCCGCAGCGCACCACGCTCGCCGACATCGAGGTCCGCGGCGTCACGATCCCCAAGGGCTCGTCCCTCTGGCTGGTCCTGGCGTCCGGCAACCGCGATCCCCTGCGCTTCGAGAACCCGGACCGCTTCGACCCGGACCGCCCGGACATCCAGCACCTCGGCCTGGGCAGCGGCATCCACAGCTGCTTCGGCGCCCCGCTCGCCCGCCTGGAGGCCCAACTCGCCCTGTCCGAGCTGGCCCGCAGGCTGGAGAACCCACGCCTGGTCGACGACCCGCCCCCGTACCGGCAGAACGCGGTCCTGCGCGGCCCGCGCCACCTGCACATCACCTGCGACGGGATCCGCCCCTAG
- a CDS encoding ferredoxin: MVRIAVDLNRCQGYAQCAFLAPEIFTMHGDEALLYDPEADEAQRAKLAQAAAACPVQAILVDAVDAVDAVDASAEAVSGAR; encoded by the coding sequence GTGGTCAGGATTGCCGTCGATCTGAACCGCTGTCAGGGGTATGCGCAGTGCGCGTTCCTCGCTCCCGAGATCTTCACGATGCACGGCGACGAGGCGCTGCTGTACGACCCGGAGGCCGACGAGGCGCAGCGCGCGAAGCTGGCTCAGGCCGCCGCGGCGTGCCCCGTCCAGGCCATCCTCGTCGACGCGGTCGATGCCGTGGACGCCGTCGACGCCTCGGCCGAGGCGGTGTCCGGTGCGCGGTGA
- a CDS encoding NAD(P)/FAD-dependent oxidoreductase produces MPWTPSTPRPRRCPVRGDGALEQLKREGRIVVVGASLAGLRAAETLRAKGFEGSLTMIGDEPGEPYDRPPLSKQVLLGKARADRTALPRLRSVDATWRLGVPAAGLDMAARRVRLADGDEVPYDRLLIATGVRARPWPREEEAELDGVFVLRTRDHGAALARRLADGPKRVLVIGGGFAGSEVASACRERGIPVTVAERGASPLVGALGGVIGAVSAGLHREHGVDLRCGVMVTALEGDASGRVRAAHLSDGSTVETDVVVVSLGALRNTEWLAGSGLGAGPRGIACDAGCRAFDIRGIVTDDIYAAGDVARCPHPLFGYQFLSLEHWGNAVAQAGIAAHNMISESTDRLPHMEVPAFWSSQFGVNIKSVGVPSMGTEILIAQGSLESRRFVGVYGYQGRVIGAVSFDHGRWLPFYQELIESTAPFPPSFPTVDRHPDGQRPMDADFPDPSVPSHGPTVTLSGYSPADRRITFIPAH; encoded by the coding sequence ATGCCGTGGACGCCGTCGACGCCTCGGCCGAGGCGGTGTCCGGTGCGCGGTGACGGAGCCTTGGAGCAGCTCAAGCGCGAGGGCCGCATCGTCGTCGTCGGCGCCTCGCTGGCCGGCCTGCGGGCCGCCGAGACCCTGCGGGCCAAGGGCTTCGAGGGGTCTCTGACCATGATCGGCGACGAGCCCGGGGAGCCGTACGACCGCCCTCCGCTGTCCAAGCAGGTGCTGCTGGGCAAGGCGCGCGCGGACCGCACCGCGCTGCCCCGGCTCCGGTCCGTCGACGCGACCTGGCGGCTCGGCGTTCCCGCCGCGGGCCTGGACATGGCCGCCCGTCGGGTGCGGCTGGCCGACGGCGACGAGGTGCCGTACGACCGGCTGCTGATCGCCACCGGGGTCCGGGCACGCCCGTGGCCGCGCGAGGAGGAGGCGGAGCTCGACGGCGTCTTCGTGCTGCGGACCCGTGACCACGGTGCCGCGCTCGCCCGGCGGCTCGCCGACGGGCCCAAGCGGGTCCTGGTCATCGGGGGCGGGTTCGCCGGCTCGGAGGTCGCCTCCGCCTGCCGTGAACGCGGCATCCCCGTCACCGTTGCCGAACGCGGCGCGTCGCCCCTGGTCGGCGCGCTCGGCGGGGTGATCGGCGCGGTGTCCGCCGGCCTGCATCGCGAGCACGGGGTGGACCTGCGGTGCGGGGTCATGGTGACGGCGTTGGAGGGGGACGCCTCGGGACGGGTGCGCGCCGCCCATCTGTCGGACGGCTCCACGGTCGAGACCGACGTGGTCGTCGTCTCGCTCGGCGCCCTCCGCAACACCGAATGGCTCGCCGGTTCGGGACTCGGGGCCGGCCCCCGCGGCATCGCCTGCGACGCCGGCTGCCGCGCCTTCGACATCCGAGGAATCGTCACCGACGACATCTACGCGGCGGGTGACGTCGCGCGCTGCCCACACCCCCTGTTCGGCTACCAGTTCCTGTCCCTGGAGCACTGGGGCAACGCGGTCGCCCAGGCGGGGATCGCGGCGCACAACATGATCAGCGAGAGCACGGACCGCCTGCCGCACATGGAGGTACCGGCCTTCTGGTCCTCGCAGTTCGGCGTCAACATCAAGTCGGTCGGAGTGCCGTCGATGGGGACGGAGATCCTCATCGCGCAGGGCTCGCTGGAGAGCCGCCGGTTCGTCGGCGTCTACGGGTACCAGGGGCGCGTGATCGGCGCCGTCTCCTTCGACCACGGCCGGTGGCTGCCGTTCTACCAGGAGCTGATCGAGAGCACCGCGCCGTTCCCGCCGTCGTTCCCCACGGTCGACCGGCATCCGGACGGACAGCGGCCGATGGACGCGGACTTCCCCGACCCGTCCGTGCCCTCCCACGGCCCGACCGTGACCCTCAGCGGTTACTCGCCGGCCGACCGCCGGATCACGTTCATCCCCGCGCACTGA
- a CDS encoding VOC family protein produces the protein MAVRRVVPNVQSSAVRESRDFYGLLGFEEVMNHGWIMTLGSPSNPAAQISFMADDKTAPVTPDLSVEVEDVDAAYEALRASGAEIVHPLQDEEWGVRRFFVRDPNGRVINVLGHR, from the coding sequence ATGGCCGTTCGCCGTGTCGTACCCAATGTCCAGTCTTCGGCTGTGCGGGAGAGCCGGGACTTCTATGGCCTGCTCGGGTTCGAGGAGGTCATGAACCACGGCTGGATCATGACCCTGGGCTCCCCGTCGAACCCGGCGGCCCAGATCAGTTTCATGGCCGACGACAAGACCGCCCCGGTCACGCCCGACCTGAGTGTCGAGGTGGAGGATGTGGACGCGGCGTACGAGGCCCTGCGCGCCAGCGGCGCGGAGATCGTGCACCCGTTGCAGGACGAGGAATGGGGCGTGCGCCGGTTCTTCGTCCGTGACCCCAACGGCCGGGTGATCAACGTGCTGGGCCACCGCTGA